A DNA window from Ignavibacteriales bacterium contains the following coding sequences:
- a CDS encoding HEAT repeat domain-containing protein, translating into MKYFLLSIYFLISIHHKTFSQTEKEKELKLQRDKIDLIQEMQDKRTIHDGKLISYFSDNDPVVRERAVIAFGSMQDTNVIPLLIDKLTRDSDQSVNIAAAFAIGQTAGLLSQSKRIARA; encoded by the coding sequence ATGAAATATTTTCTCTTATCTATTTATTTTCTCATTTCAATCCATCATAAAACTTTTTCACAAACTGAAAAAGAAAAAGAATTGAAATTACAAAGAGATAAGATTGACCTCATCCAAGAAATGCAGGATAAACGCACAATTCATGATGGGAAATTGATCTCATATTTTTCCGATAACGATCCGGTGGTGCGGGAACGGGCGGTAATCGCCTTCGGTAGCATGCAAGATACCAATGTTATTCCATTGCTCATAGATAAGCTTACGAGAGATTCAGATCAAAGTGTGAACATAGCCGCCGCGTTCGCTATCGGGCAAACGGCAGGACTTTTATCACAATCCAAGAGAATCGCTCGAGCATGA
- a CDS encoding peptidylprolyl isomerase, with amino-acid sequence MDQVKGSARDRLIEEIGKFGTEQALNDLILRFGNDVLAVRPNVLSLSIARFAIRNITSREAVQYLLQFIKSDNSTPWEVVYALQRIGNHDEIKNNIELIVPLWKNSNPNVRMHLATMLGKIKNPAIALEPLQKMFEYDSDWRVKVNAVRALCNYNLKNQKEILNRIKWTFDSKNLNLAVTAISAFGNSSMKADSGNGEMKKLFSRLEKISLNSDNSFSWQLQAEAANALAKLRGKKALPFIKIDEEMSVNLKSLLLTALGSAGSPASASMLESFVDEDNYILARSALEGLQTLCQRNNTDSALIARTYSIVVRSLTFDDPAVVTTAASILGDSIFFRSSSFEHLADALSESNLPNDIEAVQEIINTLGKLKDRRAVKILQQQFNARDITVIRAAASALKEITGQDYSSEIPTYIEPIYVDYDTAYLHSLPDTVDVTMETIRGDVKMELYKDQAPFTIMSFLKLATQRGFYRGLSFHRIVPNFVVQGGDPHGDGWGGPGYAIRSEFSLLFFDTGSIGMASSGKDTEGSQFFITQSPQPHLDGRYTNFGKVISGMDVVNRLELDDHIFDIRVIR; translated from the coding sequence ATGGATCAGGTTAAAGGTTCCGCGCGAGACCGACTAATAGAGGAGATAGGAAAATTTGGAACTGAACAAGCACTCAACGATTTGATTCTACGATTTGGAAATGATGTGTTAGCCGTGAGACCTAACGTCCTTTCACTGAGTATCGCCCGATTTGCAATCAGGAATATAACATCGCGCGAAGCTGTTCAGTATCTGCTGCAATTTATTAAATCGGACAATTCAACTCCGTGGGAAGTCGTTTATGCACTACAGAGAATCGGCAATCACGATGAGATAAAAAATAATATCGAATTAATTGTACCACTTTGGAAAAATTCGAATCCAAATGTGCGAATGCATCTGGCAACGATGTTAGGTAAGATAAAAAATCCAGCCATAGCTCTTGAACCTTTGCAGAAGATGTTTGAATACGATTCCGATTGGCGTGTTAAAGTAAACGCGGTTCGCGCGCTTTGCAATTATAATTTGAAAAATCAGAAAGAAATTTTAAATCGGATTAAATGGACATTCGATTCGAAGAATTTAAATCTTGCTGTAACAGCCATCAGCGCATTCGGTAACAGCTCAATGAAAGCCGATAGCGGTAATGGCGAAATGAAGAAATTATTCTCTAGACTTGAAAAAATATCTTTGAACTCAGATAACAGTTTCTCATGGCAACTGCAGGCAGAAGCGGCGAATGCTCTTGCAAAGTTGAGAGGGAAGAAAGCTCTTCCGTTTATTAAAATTGATGAAGAGATGTCGGTTAATCTGAAATCTTTGCTACTTACCGCGCTTGGTTCAGCGGGTTCACCCGCCAGCGCATCGATGCTTGAATCCTTTGTTGATGAGGATAATTATATATTAGCGCGCTCAGCGCTCGAAGGATTACAGACGCTCTGTCAGCGGAATAATACTGATTCAGCTCTGATTGCGCGAACATACAGTATCGTTGTGAGATCTTTAACTTTTGACGATCCGGCTGTTGTTACAACCGCCGCTTCGATTTTGGGAGATTCGATTTTTTTTAGAAGTTCGTCATTTGAACATCTTGCCGATGCTTTATCCGAATCTAATTTACCGAATGATATCGAGGCAGTTCAAGAAATTATTAACACTCTCGGTAAGTTGAAGGATAGACGAGCGGTAAAAATATTACAGCAACAATTCAATGCACGTGATATTACAGTTATTCGTGCCGCTGCATCCGCCCTGAAAGAAATTACGGGTCAAGATTATTCTTCTGAAATTCCAACATACATCGAACCTATCTATGTCGATTATGATACCGCTTATTTGCACTCCCTCCCCGATACTGTTGACGTAACTATGGAGACAATTCGCGGGGACGTTAAAATGGAGTTGTATAAGGATCAAGCTCCGTTCACCATCATGAGTTTCTTAAAGCTCGCAACACAAAGAGGATTTTACCGGGGATTGTCTTTCCATCGGATTGTTCCGAATTTCGTTGTGCAAGGAGGCGATCCGCATGGTGATGGATGGGGTGGACCGGGTTACGCGATACGATCTGAATTTTCTTTACTTTTCTTCGATACAGGTTCGATTGGGATGGCAAGTTCGGGTAAAGATACCGAAGGATCTCAATTTTTTATAACACAATCACCGCAACCGCACTTAGACGGTAGGTACACGAACTTTGGTAAAGTGATTTCGGGGATGGATGTTGTGAATCGATTAGAATTGGATGATCATATTTTCGATATACGCGTTATCCGATAA
- a CDS encoding TonB-dependent receptor, whose protein sequence is MNVFCFAQTERRSGISGIVKSADGNLLLPGVNVVLKQTVIGTITNQSGEFTISRLISGKYTVIFTLIGYKKSEAAIELGEGESKSIEVILQPVPVQTEPVIVTASRREQSLQETPASVSIIHGSELNARNADTIDRLLQYVPGVNITRGQVNVRGSTGYSYGIGTRVLLLLDGMPFLSGDTEEIIWESIPSIAIDRIEVVKGAGSALYGSSALGGVINVITKPVMEEPETYVKVYGGTYSSPSYSKWEWSDKARTLSGLSASRLQKFGDLALGVGVSRTLDDGFKRNDYWKRWNGWSRVGYTISPYQSVSVSFNYMDQRRGNFLYWKDLDHAIEPQDDQLEQGVHSVRWNLTAGYNHFLSNDLYYTVRASWYRSDWNDNVPSIKYPEGSSSISDNILLETQVNYQMSDHHYLTGGLLGSFNRVDAMKIFGTHNVLGGAAYIQDEIKLLASLLTTVGVRLDLQKMEDAATVNRVNPKLGIVYNPFATLTIRASAGSGFRVPSVAEIFTNTDAGGLTILPNPDLKPERSWSYEIGGTYIPLSEIEINASGFVNDFQDLIEPTFGLDGNVHFQNITSAQISGVEGSVGCFLFDRIWNSKISYMYIYPEDRTKHDLLKYRPRKLFYISTEITPEPFRFGFDYRYLSRVERIDQEFVYLGIVPDGDQRVPISVLDLHASLDWQFAGLPLITRMNINNLFQYYYVDMIGNMGSIRNYLFTLESKF, encoded by the coding sequence CTTAAACAAACCGTTATCGGAACGATAACAAATCAATCAGGAGAATTTACGATCTCTCGATTAATATCAGGAAAATATACGGTTATATTTACTCTGATCGGATACAAGAAAAGTGAAGCTGCAATTGAACTTGGTGAAGGTGAGTCAAAATCCATTGAAGTTATTTTGCAACCTGTGCCCGTTCAAACAGAACCGGTGATTGTAACCGCAAGCAGAAGGGAGCAAAGTTTACAGGAGACGCCCGCAAGTGTCAGTATAATTCACGGCTCAGAACTAAATGCAAGGAATGCCGACACTATTGATCGCCTGCTTCAATATGTACCGGGTGTGAATATCACGCGTGGGCAGGTGAACGTGCGTGGCTCAACCGGTTACAGTTATGGAATTGGAACACGCGTGCTTTTACTCTTGGATGGAATGCCTTTTCTTAGCGGCGATACGGAAGAAATTATCTGGGAATCGATTCCCAGCATTGCGATAGATAGAATCGAAGTAGTGAAAGGTGCCGGCTCTGCATTGTACGGTTCGAGCGCTCTCGGTGGAGTCATCAATGTTATTACAAAACCAGTGATGGAAGAACCCGAAACATATGTCAAAGTATATGGAGGTACCTATTCTTCACCATCTTACTCGAAATGGGAATGGAGTGATAAGGCGCGAACATTATCCGGCTTATCCGCAAGTCGATTACAGAAGTTCGGCGATCTAGCGCTCGGTGTTGGAGTAAGCAGAACACTTGATGATGGTTTTAAACGAAATGATTATTGGAAGCGTTGGAACGGCTGGTCGCGTGTTGGTTATACTATTTCTCCATATCAGTCCGTTTCGGTTTCTTTCAACTATATGGATCAGCGCAGAGGCAATTTCCTTTACTGGAAAGATCTCGATCATGCTATTGAGCCGCAAGATGATCAATTAGAACAGGGGGTCCATTCAGTGCGGTGGAATTTAACGGCCGGTTATAATCATTTTCTATCGAATGATTTGTATTATACAGTCAGAGCAAGCTGGTACCGATCTGATTGGAACGATAATGTGCCGAGTATTAAATATCCTGAGGGAAGCAGTTCGATATCCGATAACATCCTTCTTGAAACGCAAGTGAACTATCAGATGAGTGATCATCATTATCTGACAGGTGGATTGCTCGGTTCTTTCAATCGCGTTGATGCGATGAAGATTTTCGGAACACATAACGTACTCGGAGGTGCGGCATATATTCAAGATGAGATTAAATTGTTAGCATCGCTTTTAACAACTGTCGGCGTACGACTCGATCTTCAGAAGATGGAAGATGCTGCGACTGTCAATAGAGTGAATCCCAAACTTGGAATTGTTTACAATCCATTTGCAACATTAACGATTCGCGCATCGGCAGGTAGCGGATTCAGAGTGCCATCCGTGGCAGAGATTTTCACGAATACAGATGCAGGCGGGTTGACAATACTTCCAAACCCGGATTTGAAACCAGAGCGTAGCTGGTCGTACGAAATAGGAGGGACGTACATTCCGTTATCTGAGATTGAAATAAATGCATCCGGTTTTGTAAACGATTTTCAGGATTTGATAGAACCAACATTCGGTTTGGATGGTAATGTTCATTTTCAAAATATCACCAGTGCTCAGATTTCGGGAGTTGAGGGATCGGTTGGTTGCTTTCTATTTGATAGGATATGGAATTCAAAAATATCTTACATGTATATTTATCCCGAAGATCGAACGAAACATGATTTACTGAAATATCGTCCGCGAAAATTATTTTACATCTCTACTGAAATTACGCCAGAACCTTTCCGGTTCGGATTCGATTACCGTTATTTAAGCCGGGTTGAGCGGATAGATCAGGAGTTCGTATATCTCGGTATCGTTCCTGATGGCGATCAGCGGGTACCGATATCAGTTTTAGATCTCCACGCGTCACTCGACTGGCAATTTGCCGGATTACCTTTAATCACTCGAATGAACATTAATAATCTTTTCCAATATTATTATGTTGATATGATTGGAAATATGGGATCGATCCGGAATTACCTCTTCACTCTCGAATCAAAATTCTAA
- a CDS encoding YchF/TatD family DNA exonuclease: MLIDSHAHLFFKDFKNDLDEVLERAKDAGVEYIICPGTDLPTSIASIELAEKYPFIYAAVGFHPHDASKLDERSLSEIEKLSHHPKVVAIGEIGLDYHYNFSPRPQQIEAFNSQIELAQKRDLPIIIHSREAEDEVISILENQIKHRPGWRKSLAKNYDRYPTPKGVFHCFPGDSKLAWKVINMGFYVSLTGPVTYGNKPNKPNSMIDVAKNVSAEHILLETDCPYLPPAPFRGKRNEPAYVKYIAEKIAELQHLSVNDIARASSFAVHNLFGIGKYPDPVFAYTIRNSLYLNITIRCNADCVFCDRKGDAIVKGNNLKITKEPTVDDLIREISDPKRYDDIVFCGFGEPTIRFDVMKDVSRWIKANGGKVRLNTDGHGNVINHRNIIPEMKGLVDSISISLNSTDPVQYGSLMRIDGVKYFNAMVEFAKECVRSGFDVTMTMVDMNEVDEAKACIFVEKEIGAKFKNRPLF, from the coding sequence ATGTTAATCGATTCCCACGCCCATTTATTCTTCAAAGATTTTAAAAATGATTTGGATGAAGTTCTAGAACGAGCGAAAGATGCCGGAGTTGAATATATCATTTGTCCCGGCACCGATCTGCCAACGAGCATAGCATCCATAGAACTTGCCGAAAAATATCCATTTATCTATGCCGCGGTTGGATTTCATCCGCATGACGCATCGAAGTTGGATGAGAGGTCGCTTTCCGAAATCGAAAAATTATCGCATCACCCGAAAGTGGTTGCCATCGGTGAAATTGGGCTCGATTATCATTACAACTTCTCACCTCGTCCACAACAGATTGAGGCTTTTAATTCGCAAATAGAATTAGCTCAGAAACGCGATTTGCCGATTATCATTCATAGCAGGGAAGCCGAGGATGAGGTTATCTCGATTCTCGAAAATCAAATCAAGCATAGGCCTGGTTGGAGAAAATCACTTGCGAAAAATTATGATCGTTATCCGACTCCAAAAGGTGTTTTTCATTGCTTCCCCGGAGATTCAAAACTTGCCTGGAAAGTTATTAATATGGGATTCTATGTTTCTTTAACGGGACCTGTAACTTATGGCAACAAACCGAATAAACCTAATTCCATGATTGATGTTGCAAAAAACGTTTCTGCCGAGCATATTTTGTTAGAAACCGATTGTCCGTATCTTCCTCCCGCTCCGTTCCGTGGGAAGCGTAACGAGCCGGCGTACGTAAAATATATTGCGGAAAAAATAGCAGAGCTGCAGCATCTTTCAGTCAACGACATAGCACGCGCCAGCAGTTTTGCTGTTCATAATCTTTTTGGAATCGGAAAATATCCCGATCCGGTTTTTGCGTACACAATTCGCAATTCTCTTTATCTTAATATCACCATCAGGTGCAACGCCGATTGTGTTTTCTGTGATCGTAAGGGTGATGCAATCGTAAAAGGCAACAATCTGAAAATCACTAAAGAACCGACAGTAGACGATTTGATCAGAGAAATTTCAGATCCGAAACGGTACGATGATATTGTCTTCTGCGGATTTGGTGAGCCAACCATTCGTTTTGATGTTATGAAGGATGTGTCGCGATGGATAAAAGCTAACGGCGGTAAAGTTCGTCTGAATACTGACGGACACGGCAATGTTATCAACCACCGGAATATTATTCCGGAAATGAAAGGGTTGGTAGATTCAATTTCAATAAGTTTGAATTCAACAGATCCGGTACAGTATGGATCTTTGATGCGAATAGATGGTGTAAAATATTTTAACGCCATGGTTGAATTCGCTAAGGAATGTGTTAGGAGCGGCTTCGATGTGACTATGACAATGGTTGATATGAATGAAGTCGATGAAGCTAAGGCGTGCATATTCGTCGAGAAAGAAATCGGAGCAAAATTTAAAAATCGTCCATTATTTTAG
- a CDS encoding acyl-CoA carboxylase subunit beta — translation MSKQNKSERLAQLHHLKEKSLHGGGAKRIEDQHNKGKLTARERIEVLLDRNSFLEIDALVEHRSYDFGLEKQKVLGDGVVTGSGTIDGRLVFVFSQDFTVFGGSLSEAHAEKICKIMDMALKVGAPVIGLNDSGGARIQEGVVSLGGYADIFLRNTLASGVIPQISAIMGPCAGGAVYSPAITDFTFMVKNTSYMFVTGPNVVKTVTHEDVSFENLGGAITHATKSGVAHFACENEGECLLAIRKLVSFLPPNNLDDAPMVKSKDDPNRSDEKLNSIVPENPNKPYDMKEVIRLIVDDNDFFEVHELYAQNIIVGFGRLGGRSVGIIANQPSVLAGVLDNDSSMKGARFVRFCDAFNIPLVVLEDVPGFLPGTDQEWRGIIKNGAKLLYAFCEATVPKVTVITRKAYGGAYDVMNSKHIRGDFNFAWPTAEIAVMGPQGAVEIIFKKEIENAENKEKALSEKVEEYRTKFANPYIAAARGYLDDVIEPSETRSRLIKVLKILENKVDLNPKKKHGNIPL, via the coding sequence ATGTCAAAACAAAATAAGTCGGAAAGATTAGCACAGTTACATCATCTAAAAGAAAAATCTTTACACGGTGGTGGTGCAAAAAGAATCGAAGATCAGCACAACAAAGGTAAACTTACTGCCAGAGAACGGATTGAGGTTTTGTTGGATCGTAACAGCTTTCTTGAAATTGATGCGCTTGTTGAGCATCGCTCTTATGATTTCGGTTTAGAAAAACAAAAAGTTCTTGGAGATGGAGTTGTAACAGGCAGCGGAACCATCGATGGTCGATTGGTTTTCGTTTTCAGTCAGGATTTTACGGTATTTGGTGGATCGCTTTCCGAGGCGCATGCGGAAAAAATTTGCAAGATAATGGATATGGCTTTAAAAGTTGGCGCACCTGTAATAGGGTTGAATGACTCGGGTGGTGCACGAATTCAGGAAGGTGTTGTAAGTCTTGGCGGGTACGCCGATATATTTTTACGCAACACACTTGCATCCGGTGTTATTCCACAAATATCAGCAATCATGGGACCATGCGCAGGTGGTGCAGTTTATTCTCCTGCGATAACCGATTTCACTTTCATGGTGAAAAATACAAGCTATATGTTTGTGACGGGACCGAACGTCGTAAAAACCGTTACTCACGAAGATGTATCGTTCGAAAATCTTGGCGGTGCAATCACACATGCAACAAAATCGGGTGTGGCGCATTTTGCTTGTGAAAACGAAGGGGAGTGTTTACTGGCGATAAGAAAATTGGTCAGTTTCCTTCCACCGAATAATCTAGACGACGCGCCAATGGTAAAATCTAAAGATGATCCGAATCGGTCGGATGAAAAACTTAACTCGATTGTACCCGAGAACCCGAACAAACCTTACGATATGAAAGAAGTGATCAGGTTGATAGTTGATGATAATGATTTTTTTGAAGTGCATGAATTGTACGCACAAAATATAATTGTCGGATTCGGACGACTTGGCGGACGGTCTGTTGGAATTATCGCGAACCAACCATCGGTACTGGCAGGTGTACTGGACAATGATTCATCCATGAAAGGTGCCCGCTTTGTACGCTTCTGCGATGCGTTTAATATCCCGTTAGTCGTCCTAGAAGACGTCCCTGGTTTCCTACCCGGCACAGATCAGGAATGGCGGGGGATAATCAAGAACGGTGCAAAATTGCTTTACGCGTTTTGTGAGGCAACAGTTCCAAAAGTAACTGTCATTACGCGCAAAGCATACGGAGGAGCTTATGACGTGATGAATTCGAAACATATTCGTGGTGACTTCAATTTTGCCTGGCCCACGGCGGAAATTGCGGTCATGGGGCCTCAGGGTGCTGTGGAGATAATCTTCAAAAAGGAGATAGAAAATGCGGAAAATAAAGAAAAAGCGCTTTCGGAGAAAGTAGAGGAGTACCGGACAAAATTCGCTAATCCATACATCGCTGCTGCCCGTGGTTATCTTGATGATGTAATAGAACCGAGTGAAACACGGTCGCGTTTGATTAAAGTGCTTAAAATATTAGAAAACAAAGTAGACCTCAATCCGAAGAAAAAGCATGGTAATATACCACTATGA
- the mnmA gene encoding tRNA 2-thiouridine(34) synthase MnmA, translating to MTNSNKNKTVIIAMSGGVDSSVAAAMLVEQGYNVIGVTMKMFNFEEVGGNVYREASCCGLDAFNDARIVAVNLGIPHYILDFSEQFGREVIDNFVDEYRNGRTPNPCVVCNQKIKWSELLKKADALDAEFIATGHYARVRFDEESKRYNLFRSKDADKDQTYALWGLSQESLRRTIFPLADMTKKEVRAFASSRGIKTATKEESFEICFVADNDYRRFLKERFARTGVKPEPGDLLFDGKIVGKHEGTPFYTIGQRSGIGAHGEKVYVTDIDPGNNLVQIGKNIDLMKTELIAKNINLITLEKLDGEIAVKAMVRYKDTPTLAIASASADEMIKIIFKEPKRAITPGQSLVMYDGDKVVGGGVIETVL from the coding sequence ATGACAAATTCAAACAAAAATAAAACTGTAATTATCGCGATGAGCGGCGGTGTAGATTCTTCGGTAGCAGCCGCTATGTTGGTTGAGCAGGGTTACAATGTAATCGGTGTTACAATGAAAATGTTCAACTTCGAAGAGGTTGGCGGAAATGTTTATCGCGAGGCAAGTTGTTGCGGATTAGATGCATTCAACGATGCAAGAATTGTTGCGGTGAATTTAGGAATCCCTCATTACATTCTCGATTTTTCCGAGCAGTTCGGGCGCGAGGTGATCGATAATTTTGTCGATGAATATCGCAACGGACGAACGCCAAACCCATGCGTTGTTTGTAACCAGAAAATCAAATGGAGCGAGTTGCTGAAAAAAGCAGATGCGCTCGATGCTGAATTCATTGCCACCGGTCATTATGCGCGTGTTAGGTTTGATGAGGAATCGAAAAGATACAATTTGTTTCGCTCCAAAGACGCTGACAAAGATCAAACATACGCATTGTGGGGATTGAGTCAGGAATCTTTGCGGCGGACTATCTTTCCGCTCGCAGATATGACGAAGAAAGAAGTGCGAGCATTTGCTTCATCGAGGGGAATTAAAACCGCCACGAAGGAAGAAAGTTTCGAAATCTGTTTTGTCGCAGATAACGATTACCGCCGTTTCCTTAAAGAACGGTTTGCACGTACAGGAGTGAAACCGGAACCGGGTGATTTATTATTTGATGGGAAAATTGTTGGCAAGCATGAAGGCACTCCGTTTTATACGATTGGTCAGCGGAGCGGTATTGGTGCTCACGGAGAGAAAGTATATGTGACTGATATCGATCCGGGGAATAATTTAGTTCAGATCGGTAAAAATATCGATTTGATGAAAACTGAATTAATCGCTAAGAATATTAATCTGATCACACTGGAAAAACTTGACGGAGAAATAGCTGTGAAGGCAATGGTACGTTACAAAGATACGCCAACTCTGGCTATCGCTTCAGCATCTGCAGACGAGATGATAAAAATAATTTTTAAAGAACCGAAGCGCGCCATAACTCCGGGACAATCGCTGGTTATGTATGACGGCGATAAGGTTGTGGGTGGTGGGGTGATTGAAACCGTTCTCTGA
- a CDS encoding DUF4835 family protein: protein MKTIIIFAVLSFCLTTFIQAQEIDCDVTIDLEPLTTSEAKDNLNDFVQQLKNYINGHRWTQEDRGDQRIKCAINISFQGSEGEHGYKAQVFIGSQRPIYRADKSTAVVRIMDDKWNFEYIRNQTLTHMETRFDPLLSFIDFYIYLILGYDADTYQTGGGTPYFQKAYEISNIARGSASDAKGWESSTQGLYSRSQIIDELLNPKFQDFRKAVHIYHFRGLDSLYTEKKLPLRRIFLALDKIGKLREKINQPTIIIRTFFDTKYLEISETFQRSKEPSIYSRIAKIDPEHQKSYDEYDGKRR, encoded by the coding sequence ATGAAAACCATAATCATATTCGCGGTTCTGTCGTTTTGCCTGACTACTTTTATCCAAGCTCAGGAAATTGATTGCGACGTAACCATCGACCTCGAACCGTTGACAACATCTGAAGCGAAAGATAATTTGAACGATTTCGTTCAACAACTTAAAAATTATATCAACGGTCATCGCTGGACACAGGAAGACCGGGGAGATCAGAGAATCAAATGCGCGATAAATATTTCGTTCCAGGGAAGTGAAGGAGAGCATGGATATAAAGCCCAAGTTTTTATCGGCAGCCAAAGACCGATTTACCGGGCGGATAAATCCACCGCAGTTGTTCGCATAATGGACGACAAGTGGAACTTCGAATATATTCGGAATCAAACTCTCACGCATATGGAAACCCGATTCGATCCGTTATTGAGTTTCATTGATTTTTATATTTATCTGATCTTAGGATACGATGCCGATACATATCAGACAGGCGGAGGAACTCCATATTTTCAGAAGGCGTACGAGATTTCAAACATTGCTCGCGGTTCCGCATCCGATGCGAAAGGTTGGGAATCCTCGACACAAGGTTTATACTCTCGTTCACAAATCATCGATGAACTTCTGAATCCGAAGTTCCAGGATTTCCGGAAGGCGGTTCACATCTATCATTTCAGAGGGCTCGATTCCCTCTACACCGAGAAGAAGCTGCCGTTACGCAGGATCTTCCTCGCGTTGGATAAAATAGGAAAACTTCGTGAAAAAATCAATCAACCAACTATCATCATACGAACTTTTTTCGATACGAAATATCTTGAGATTAGTGAAACGTTCCAGCGCTCAAAGGAACCTTCGATTTATAGTCGAATTGCGAAAATCGATCCTGAACATCAAAAATCGTATGATGAATATGACGGTAAACGTCGCTGA